The following is a genomic window from Actinomadura sp. WMMB 499.
CGGCAGGGGCTGCGCACGTTCCTCGGCATCCAGGACGACATCGAGGTCGTCGGCGAGGCCGCGGACGGCGCGTCGGCCGTGTCACTGGCCGAATCCGCCGAGCCCGATATCGTCTTGATGGACCTCAAGATGCCGGGCGCCGACGGGCTCACCGCGCTGACGGAGCTGCGGGCACGCGGGGTCGCCGCACGGGTCCTGATCCTGACGAGCGTCACGGAACGCGGGCACGTGCTCCCCGCTGTACAGGCGGGCGCCGCCGGGTATCTCTACAAGGACGTCGACCCGCGGGCGCTCGTCCAGGCGATCCGGGCGGTGCACGACGGGCACGTCCTGTTCGCGCCCGACGCCGCCGAGGCGATGCTGGCCGAGCCGGCGTCCGGGGACGACCGCGGCCTGGCCGCGCTGACCGATCGGGAACGGGAGGTGCTCGTGCACATCGCGCGGGGAAGGTCCAACAGGGAGATCGCCCGCGCGCTCGTGGTCTCGGAGAAGACGGTCAAGACGCACGTCAGTAATCTGCTCATGAAACTGGGGGTCCAGGATCGGACACAGGCCGCCCTCTACGCGGTCCGGCATGGCGTCGGAACGGTTGGGGAAGGCGCTCGTGACTG
Proteins encoded in this region:
- a CDS encoding response regulator transcription factor; the protein is MTSRGAGRAPIRVLIADDHPVVRQGLRTFLGIQDDIEVVGEAADGASAVSLAESAEPDIVLMDLKMPGADGLTALTELRARGVAARVLILTSVTERGHVLPAVQAGAAGYLYKDVDPRALVQAIRAVHDGHVLFAPDAAEAMLAEPASGDDRGLAALTDREREVLVHIARGRSNREIARALVVSEKTVKTHVSNLLMKLGVQDRTQAALYAVRHGVGTVGEGARD